The Lichenihabitans psoromatis genome contains a region encoding:
- the gshB gene encoding glutathione synthase, protein MALTVAVQMDPIDRINIAGDSTFALLLEAQQRGHTLRYYTPDALSQRGSDVVAVMHPLSVRDQKGDHFTLGDGVVTPLDSVDVVLLRQDPPFDLAYITSTHLLERVHPKTLVVNDPAGVRNAPEKLFVLDYPALMPPTLITRNRDAIEAFRAEHGDVVMKPLYGNGGAAVFKVSRRDPNFGSLFDLFSVTFREPWVVQRFLPEIVHGDKRIILVDGVAAGAVNRVPAQDDIRSNMVRGGAATATDLSPREQEICATVGPELKRRGLLFTGIDVIDGHLTEINVTSPTGLRAIKRLGGPDIAAMIWDAIEQKRASFSPAV, encoded by the coding sequence ATGGCTCTGACCGTCGCCGTCCAGATGGACCCGATCGACCGCATCAACATCGCGGGCGATTCCACCTTTGCCCTGTTGCTCGAAGCGCAGCAGCGTGGTCATACGCTGCGCTATTACACGCCAGACGCCCTGTCGCAGCGGGGCAGCGATGTCGTCGCCGTCATGCATCCCTTGTCGGTTCGCGACCAGAAGGGCGATCACTTCACGCTCGGCGATGGTGTCGTGACGCCGCTCGACTCGGTCGACGTGGTCTTGCTGCGGCAGGACCCACCCTTCGATCTCGCCTATATCACGTCGACGCATCTGCTCGAGCGGGTGCATCCGAAGACGCTGGTGGTCAACGATCCGGCAGGCGTCCGCAACGCGCCCGAAAAGCTGTTCGTGCTCGATTATCCCGCGTTGATGCCGCCAACGCTCATCACCCGCAACCGAGATGCTATCGAAGCCTTCCGGGCCGAACATGGCGATGTCGTGATGAAGCCGCTTTACGGCAACGGCGGCGCTGCCGTGTTCAAGGTCTCGCGCCGGGACCCGAATTTCGGTTCGCTATTCGATCTCTTCTCGGTGACGTTCCGCGAACCCTGGGTGGTGCAGCGGTTCCTGCCCGAGATCGTGCATGGCGACAAGCGCATCATCCTCGTCGACGGTGTCGCGGCCGGCGCGGTCAATCGCGTGCCGGCGCAGGATGACATCCGCTCCAACATGGTGCGGGGCGGGGCCGCGACCGCGACCGACCTGTCGCCGCGCGAGCAGGAGATTTGCGCCACCGTCGGGCCGGAACTGAAGCGGCGCGGCCTGTTGTTCACTGGCATCGACGTGATCGACGGCCACCTCACCGAGATCAACGTAACGTCGCCGACGGGGCTGCGCGCCATCAAGCGCCTGGGCGGCCCGGATATCGCCGCGATGATCTGGGACGCGATCGAGCAGAAGCGCGCGAGCTTTTCGCCGGCGGTCTAA
- the ffh gene encoding signal recognition particle protein, which translates to MFDGLSEKLSGIFDQLTRRGALSENDVNAAMREVRRALLEADVALDVVRSFIDKVRAQAVGANVIKSVTPGQMVIKIVNDVLIETLGAEADPINLDAASPVGIMMVGLQGAGKTTTAAKIAKRLTDRQKRKVLMASLDVKRPAAQEQLAVLGRQVGVDTLPIVPGQTPVQIARRAEQVARLQGYDVVILDTAGRTHIDEELMAEMAEIKAIATPHEILLVADSLTGQDAVNLARSFNERVEITGIVLTRVDGDGRGGAALSMRAVTGKPIKLLGTGEKMDALEDFHPSRIANRILGMGDIVSLVEKAAESIDAEKAMRVAEKMRKGKFDLQDLSDQLAQVEKLGGMGGIMGMLPGMAKMKDQIAQANIGEGMIKRQRAIISSMTPGERRNPDLLKASRKKRIASGAGAKVEEINRLLKQHRQMADMMKSLGAAGGKRGAMGKMASMFGMGSGNPMAGMAPPSPEQLEALQKQMGGSMGGMPNIPAAPPGLGSKPSGLPSGLPGLGAPRLPGLGGLNPFGGKKK; encoded by the coding sequence ATGTTCGACGGCCTCTCGGAAAAGCTATCCGGCATTTTCGACCAGCTCACCCGCCGCGGTGCGCTGAGCGAGAACGACGTCAATGCAGCGATGCGCGAAGTGCGGCGCGCGCTGCTCGAAGCCGACGTGGCGCTCGATGTCGTCCGCTCCTTCATCGACAAGGTGCGGGCCCAGGCCGTCGGCGCCAACGTGATCAAGTCGGTCACGCCCGGCCAGATGGTCATCAAGATCGTCAACGACGTGCTGATCGAGACGCTCGGCGCCGAAGCCGATCCGATCAACCTCGATGCGGCCTCCCCGGTCGGCATCATGATGGTCGGCCTGCAGGGTGCCGGCAAGACGACGACGGCTGCGAAAATCGCCAAGCGGTTGACCGACCGCCAGAAGCGCAAGGTGCTGATGGCGTCGCTCGACGTGAAGCGCCCAGCCGCGCAAGAGCAGCTCGCGGTGCTGGGCCGTCAGGTCGGGGTCGACACGTTGCCGATCGTTCCAGGCCAGACGCCCGTGCAGATCGCCCGCCGCGCCGAACAGGTTGCGCGGTTGCAAGGCTATGACGTCGTCATTCTCGACACTGCCGGCCGCACCCATATCGACGAAGAGCTCATGGCCGAAATGGCCGAGATCAAAGCGATCGCGACGCCGCATGAAATCTTGCTGGTGGCCGACAGCCTGACCGGCCAGGACGCGGTCAATCTCGCACGCTCCTTCAACGAGCGGGTCGAGATCACCGGCATCGTGCTGACCCGCGTCGATGGCGATGGGCGCGGCGGTGCGGCGCTGTCGATGCGGGCCGTGACCGGCAAACCGATCAAGCTCCTCGGCACCGGCGAAAAGATGGATGCGCTGGAGGATTTTCATCCTTCCCGCATCGCCAACCGCATCCTCGGCATGGGCGATATCGTCTCGCTGGTCGAAAAGGCGGCCGAGTCGATCGACGCCGAAAAGGCGATGCGCGTCGCCGAGAAGATGCGGAAGGGCAAGTTCGACCTGCAGGATTTGAGCGATCAGCTCGCCCAGGTCGAAAAGCTCGGCGGCATGGGCGGCATCATGGGAATGCTGCCCGGCATGGCCAAGATGAAGGACCAGATCGCCCAGGCCAATATCGGCGAGGGCATGATCAAGCGGCAGCGCGCCATCATTTCGTCGATGACGCCGGGCGAGCGCCGCAATCCCGATCTTCTGAAGGCCTCGCGCAAGAAGCGCATCGCGAGCGGCGCCGGCGCCAAGGTGGAGGAGATCAACCGGCTGCTGAAGCAGCACCGGCAGATGGCCGACATGATGAAGTCGCTCGGTGCGGCGGGCGGTAAGCGCGGCGCGATGGGCAAGATGGCGTCGATGTTTGGCATGGGCAGCGGCAACCCGATGGCCGGCATGGCCCCGCCAAGCCCCGAGCAGCTCGAAGCTCTGCAAAAGCAGATGGGCGGCTCGATGGGGGGGATGCCCAACATCCCCGCTGCACCGCCCGGTCTCGGGTCCAAACCATCCGGCCTGCCGAGCGGCCTCCCCGGCCTCGGCGCACCCCGCCTGCCGGGTCTCGGCGGCCTCAACCCATTCGGGGGCAAGAAGAAATAG
- the rpsP gene encoding 30S ribosomal protein S16 yields the protein MSLKIRLSRWGAKKRPVYRIVIADARAPRDGRFIENIGTFDPLKAKDDATRLTLNGDKAKDWMAKGAQPTERVMKLLAMIGVLEAPVRNNPEKAKPKKKAQERLAEAEKVAAAAAAKAAELATAE from the coding sequence ATGTCGTTGAAGATTCGCCTGTCCCGCTGGGGTGCCAAGAAGCGTCCCGTCTATCGTATCGTCATCGCCGATGCTCGCGCCCCGCGCGATGGTCGCTTCATCGAGAACATCGGCACGTTCGATCCGTTAAAGGCGAAGGACGATGCGACCCGCCTGACCCTGAACGGCGACAAGGCCAAGGATTGGATGGCCAAGGGCGCACAGCCGACCGAGCGCGTCATGAAGCTGCTGGCCATGATCGGCGTTCTCGAGGCGCCGGTCCGCAACAACCCGGAGAAGGCCAAGCCGAAGAAGAAGGCGCAGGAGCGTCTGGCCGAAGCCGAGAAGGTCGCGGCTGCTGCTGCTGCCAAGGCTGCCGAGCTCGCAACCGCCGAATAA
- a CDS encoding phospholipase D-like domain-containing protein, which translates to MDKPQARATSNNDVVMIVWHYPDKLPDCLGFRIDRKDMAHPKSAWTALPAWVGFQGQSNPEWKPNTTAVWPIQKYEWKDVTAKRGGTYAYRIVPVGGTPSTDTALDALADVTSLETDPVTLTPERGSFRAYFNRGILSTQFVSHAVKPGPSGAPDFKILLDRIDQPGDPLRNALAGQMIEGLLLLLNRAKQDGGDCYAALYELTDPELEQALLKAERLHLILSNTGTDDAENAPARQALHDHDGIDLIDRFVPSGHIGHNKFMVYVDPKGKAQAVLLGSTNWTDTAVCAQSNNALVVQDATIAEAYLAYWQRLKADTPADGKAKQSAALRDADARAALTDSPIDEGHATLWFSPNTPKARATRRGATEAVPPDLDEVFGLMRAAKHAVLFLLFQPGKPSVLDVAVEIAKANDGVFVRGAATDAKAVEAADTMLIHRPGEKPVDVVAASAIKDQFAFWQQELLKAGPNAHAIIHDKIIVIDPLSDDCVVITGSHNLGYRASYNNDENLLIVKGHKALAQAYMVHVMDIYDHYRFRYVIQQAGKQAFSGLSPNDTWQDKYFDPNNDASRDWKVWF; encoded by the coding sequence TTGGACAAGCCGCAGGCGCGCGCCACGTCGAACAACGATGTCGTCATGATCGTCTGGCATTATCCGGACAAGCTGCCGGATTGTCTCGGCTTTCGGATCGACCGGAAGGATATGGCGCATCCGAAATCCGCCTGGACGGCGCTTCCGGCCTGGGTCGGGTTTCAGGGTCAATCCAACCCGGAATGGAAACCGAACACGACCGCGGTCTGGCCCATTCAGAAATACGAGTGGAAGGACGTGACGGCTAAGCGAGGCGGCACCTATGCCTACCGGATCGTTCCGGTCGGCGGCACGCCGTCGACCGACACGGCGCTTGACGCTCTGGCCGATGTCACGAGCCTCGAAACCGACCCGGTGACGTTGACGCCCGAGCGCGGCAGCTTCCGCGCCTATTTCAACCGGGGCATCCTATCGACCCAATTCGTCTCGCATGCGGTCAAGCCCGGTCCGTCGGGCGCCCCGGATTTCAAGATCCTGCTCGATCGTATCGACCAGCCGGGCGATCCGTTGCGAAACGCCCTCGCGGGCCAGATGATCGAAGGTTTGTTGCTCTTGCTCAATCGCGCCAAGCAGGACGGCGGTGACTGTTACGCGGCCCTCTATGAGTTGACCGACCCGGAGCTCGAACAGGCCCTGCTCAAGGCCGAGCGGCTACATCTCATCCTGTCCAACACAGGGACGGACGACGCGGAAAACGCCCCGGCCCGGCAGGCTCTGCACGACCATGACGGCATCGACCTGATCGACCGCTTCGTGCCGTCCGGCCACATCGGGCACAACAAATTCATGGTTTATGTCGATCCGAAAGGGAAGGCTCAGGCCGTCCTGCTCGGCAGCACGAATTGGACCGACACAGCCGTTTGCGCGCAATCCAACAACGCGCTCGTAGTGCAGGATGCGACGATCGCGGAGGCCTATCTCGCCTATTGGCAGAGGTTGAAAGCCGACACGCCCGCGGACGGTAAAGCCAAGCAATCCGCTGCCTTACGCGACGCCGATGCCAGGGCGGCGCTCACCGACAGCCCGATCGACGAGGGCCACGCGACCCTGTGGTTCTCGCCCAATACGCCGAAGGCGCGCGCGACCCGACGGGGCGCCACAGAGGCTGTTCCACCCGATCTCGACGAGGTCTTCGGCCTGATGAGGGCCGCCAAACACGCCGTTCTGTTTCTGCTGTTTCAGCCCGGCAAGCCGAGCGTCCTCGATGTCGCGGTCGAGATCGCCAAGGCGAATGACGGTGTGTTCGTGCGGGGCGCCGCCACGGATGCCAAAGCCGTCGAGGCCGCCGACACGATGTTGATCCATCGCCCCGGCGAAAAGCCGGTCGACGTGGTGGCCGCGAGCGCCATCAAGGATCAGTTCGCCTTCTGGCAGCAGGAATTGCTGAAGGCCGGCCCCAACGCCCATGCGATCATCCACGACAAGATCATCGTGATCGATCCCCTTTCGGACGATTGCGTCGTCATCACCGGCAGCCATAACCTCGGCTATCGGGCGTCCTACAATAATGACGAAAACCTGCTGATCGTGAAGGGCCACAAGGCTTTGGCGCAAGCCTATATGGTCCATGTCATGGACATCTATGACCATTACCGGTTCCGCTACGTGATCCAGCAGGCCGGCAAGCAGGCCTTCTCGGGGCTCAGCCCCAACGACACGTGGCAGGACAAGTATTTCGACCCGAACAACGACGCGAGCCGCGACTGGAAGGTCTGGTTCTAG
- a CDS encoding AAA family ATPase gives MLIVLSGLPGTGKTTIARLLARRLRAAHIRIDTIEQGIRNAGEAVGIAGYLVGYGMAGDHIALGLDVVADSVNPLPETRAAWQSVAQRNGAALLNVEIICSDPVEHRRRVEGRVKDDTGLIPPTWAGVLTHDYEARLDHRLVLDTAMMSPVDAVSRIIDGMAAALDRSIVEG, from the coding sequence CTGCTGATCGTGCTGAGCGGGTTGCCGGGTACCGGAAAGACCACGATCGCCCGACTGCTGGCGCGCCGCCTTCGTGCCGCCCATATCCGGATCGACACGATCGAACAGGGGATCCGCAATGCGGGCGAGGCCGTCGGCATCGCCGGCTATCTCGTCGGATATGGCATGGCCGGGGATCATATCGCGCTCGGGCTCGATGTGGTTGCCGATAGCGTCAATCCGTTGCCGGAAACGCGCGCGGCCTGGCAATCGGTCGCCCAGCGGAACGGCGCGGCCCTGCTGAACGTCGAGATCATCTGTTCCGATCCGGTCGAGCACCGGCGGCGCGTGGAAGGGCGCGTCAAAGACGATACGGGTCTGATCCCCCCGACCTGGGCGGGTGTCTTGACGCATGACTACGAGGCGAGGCTGGATCACCGCCTCGTGCTCGATACCGCGATGATGTCGCCTGTCGACGCTGTATCGCGGATCATCGACGGGATGGCAGCCGCCTTGGACAGGAGCATCGTCGAGGGCTAG
- a CDS encoding catalase: MTEDNTILTTRQGHPVRDNQSTRTVGERGPATLENYQFIEKITHFDRERIPERVVHARGAGAHGYFEAYGKIGDEPASKYTRARVLTETGVRTPMVVRFSTVAGAKESPETERDPRGFAVKFKTVAGNWDLVGNNLKVFFIRDAIKFPDMIHAFKPDPVTNRQEAWRFFDFVGMHPESLHMVTHLKSPWGIPANYREMEGSGVNTYKLVNDEGEAVLCKFHWEPKQGIRNLTSAQAAEIQGKDVGHATRDLYDNIAKGNFPEWEFCVQIMPDGPNDHLSFDPLDDTKLWPVDQFPLLPCGRMVLDRAPSNFFAEVEQVAFGTGVLVDGIDFSDDKMLQGRTLSYSDTQRHRVGANYLQLPINAPREGLRAMTNQRDGQMTYVVDGGPNPNVNYEPSVLGQSLKEAPKPAKDYHQPVEGRLGRYQTSRTTDDYTQAGERYRTFQDWERDDLINNLVNDMKACPEAIQLRMVWHFWHCDPDYGTRVATGAGIDLEKAKALPPLPGRAAPGQRLEHPTYTDGTTEEPMRTAAE, from the coding sequence ATGACTGAGGATAACACTATTCTGACGACCCGTCAGGGTCACCCGGTCCGCGACAATCAGTCTACCCGGACGGTCGGCGAACGCGGCCCGGCGACGCTCGAGAACTATCAGTTCATCGAGAAGATCACGCATTTCGATCGCGAACGAATTCCGGAACGCGTCGTTCATGCGCGCGGCGCTGGCGCACACGGTTATTTTGAAGCCTATGGCAAGATCGGCGACGAGCCGGCCTCCAAATACACGCGCGCCCGCGTGCTGACCGAGACTGGCGTGAGGACGCCGATGGTGGTGCGATTCTCCACCGTGGCCGGTGCTAAAGAGAGCCCCGAGACCGAGCGCGACCCGCGTGGCTTTGCGGTCAAGTTCAAGACTGTCGCCGGCAATTGGGATCTGGTCGGCAACAACCTCAAGGTGTTCTTCATCCGGGACGCTATCAAGTTTCCCGACATGATCCATGCCTTCAAACCGGATCCGGTGACCAATCGCCAGGAAGCCTGGCGGTTCTTCGACTTTGTGGGAATGCACCCCGAGTCGCTCCACATGGTGACGCACCTCAAGTCCCCGTGGGGTATCCCGGCCAATTATCGTGAGATGGAAGGCTCTGGCGTCAACACCTACAAGCTCGTCAACGACGAGGGTGAAGCCGTTCTCTGCAAATTCCATTGGGAGCCGAAACAGGGCATTCGCAACCTAACCTCCGCTCAGGCCGCCGAGATCCAGGGTAAGGATGTCGGCCATGCCACGCGCGACCTCTATGACAACATCGCCAAGGGCAATTTCCCGGAGTGGGAATTCTGCGTGCAGATCATGCCCGATGGCCCGAACGACCATCTCTCCTTCGACCCGCTCGACGACACCAAGCTGTGGCCTGTCGATCAATTCCCGCTGCTGCCCTGTGGCCGCATGGTGTTGGATCGCGCCCCGTCGAACTTCTTCGCGGAAGTTGAGCAGGTCGCGTTCGGCACGGGGGTGCTGGTCGATGGTATCGACTTCTCGGACGACAAGATGCTCCAGGGCCGGACGCTGTCCTACTCGGACACGCAGCGTCACCGCGTCGGCGCGAACTATCTGCAGTTGCCGATCAACGCGCCGCGTGAGGGCCTCCGCGCCATGACCAACCAGCGCGACGGCCAGATGACCTATGTGGTCGATGGCGGCCCGAACCCCAACGTCAACTATGAGCCAAGCGTGCTGGGCCAGAGCCTCAAGGAAGCTCCGAAGCCGGCCAAGGACTATCACCAGCCGGTCGAGGGGCGTCTCGGTCGTTATCAGACCAGCCGCACCACGGACGATTACACCCAGGCCGGCGAGCGTTATCGCACGTTCCAGGATTGGGAGCGCGACGACCTCATCAACAACCTCGTCAACGACATGAAGGCCTGCCCGGAGGCGATCCAGCTTCGCATGGTGTGGCACTTCTGGCATTGCGATCCCGATTACGGCACCCGCGTCGCGACGGGCGCCGGTATCGATCTGGAAAAGGCGAAAGCTCTTCCGCCGCTGCCGGGCCGCGCGGCTCCGGGCCAGCGGCTCGAGCACCCGACCTATACGGATGGCACGACCGAGGAGCCGATGCGGACCGCAGCGGAATAA
- a CDS encoding sugar porter family MFS transporter produces MAAAALDRLSFYGRASSMHYVFIAGVAALGGLLFGYDTGVISGALLYIRDLFALSPAMQGLVAAIALAGAAAGAGFAGSLSDRFGRRTVILFTALIFIAGSLISAAATTLTVLLVGRVVVGVAIGVSSMLTPLYLSEMAPAKNRGVIVSLNQLFLTVGIFVSYLVGYGLSGVHEGWRWMLGLGAVPGAILFIGMLLLPESPRWLAGHGRMKDAEGALRRVRGNGVDLTGELTSLRKDLRRDDGKSHAWGELLKPALRNSMIVGIGLAIFQQITGVNTVIYFAPTIFQTAGLSSASAAILATAGVGLVNVLFTLVSMRLVDGLGRRPLLIWSLCGMAASLCLLAFAFAFGANASVGWLTIAALCLYVGFFAVGLGPVFWLLISEIFPLRLRGRAMGIATVAQWVLNLIVTATFLNLVQALGSSGVFLIYAALTVLAVLFTLRFVPETKGRSLEQIEADMSGDASVPHGAVVGR; encoded by the coding sequence GTGGCCGCGGCGGCGCTCGATCGCCTATCGTTCTACGGGCGGGCTTCATCCATGCATTACGTGTTCATCGCCGGCGTTGCGGCGCTTGGTGGCCTGTTGTTCGGCTACGACACCGGCGTCATCTCCGGTGCGCTCCTTTACATTCGCGACCTGTTCGCACTCAGCCCTGCCATGCAAGGCCTCGTCGCCGCCATTGCGCTGGCTGGGGCTGCAGCCGGTGCCGGTTTTGCCGGCAGCCTGTCGGATCGCTTCGGTCGCCGCACCGTGATCCTCTTCACGGCTCTGATCTTCATCGCGGGCTCGTTGATTTCCGCCGCCGCCACGACCCTGACGGTTTTGTTGGTCGGCCGTGTCGTGGTCGGTGTCGCGATCGGCGTGTCGTCAATGCTGACGCCCCTGTATCTCTCGGAAATGGCACCTGCGAAGAACCGGGGCGTGATCGTTTCACTCAATCAATTGTTTCTAACGGTCGGTATCTTCGTGTCCTACCTCGTCGGCTATGGCCTGTCCGGTGTTCACGAAGGCTGGCGGTGGATGCTTGGGCTTGGGGCCGTCCCCGGTGCCATCCTGTTCATCGGCATGCTGCTGCTGCCGGAGAGTCCGCGCTGGCTCGCCGGCCATGGCCGTATGAAGGATGCCGAAGGCGCGCTGCGCCGCGTGCGCGGCAACGGCGTCGACCTCACCGGCGAACTCACCAGCTTGCGGAAGGATCTTCGCCGGGATGATGGAAAATCCCACGCCTGGGGCGAATTGCTCAAGCCGGCTTTGCGCAATTCGATGATCGTGGGCATCGGCCTTGCGATCTTCCAGCAGATCACGGGCGTCAACACCGTCATCTACTTCGCGCCGACCATTTTTCAGACCGCCGGTCTCTCGTCGGCATCGGCCGCCATTCTGGCGACCGCCGGCGTCGGGCTCGTCAATGTGCTGTTCACCCTGGTGTCGATGCGGCTCGTCGATGGGCTCGGCCGTCGGCCGCTCTTGATCTGGAGCCTCTGCGGCATGGCGGCCAGCCTTTGTCTGCTGGCCTTTGCGTTCGCGTTCGGTGCCAACGCGTCGGTGGGCTGGCTCACCATTGCGGCTCTTTGCCTTTATGTCGGCTTCTTCGCGGTTGGGCTTGGGCCTGTGTTCTGGCTGCTGATCTCCGAAATCTTCCCGCTGCGTCTGCGAGGGCGGGCCATGGGGATCGCCACCGTGGCGCAATGGGTTTTGAACTTGATCGTCACGGCGACCTTCCTCAATCTGGTGCAGGCGCTGGGCTCCTCCGGCGTGTTCCTGATCTATGCGGCCCTGACCGTCTTGGCGGTGCTGTTCACGCTTCGCTTCGTGCCCGAAACCAAGGGCCGCAGCCTTGAACAGATCGAAGCCGATATGAGCGGCGATGCCTCGGTTCCCCACGGGGCGGTTGTGGGCCGGTGA
- a CDS encoding TCR/Tet family MFS transporter, producing MSHSSETPAPSHRLALSVVLASVLLDMVGIGIVVPVLPEMIRAISGSDISQASVVGGWLFVAYSAMQFLCGPAIGNLSDAFGRRPVLLASILGLGLDYIVTAFAPSVGWLFVGRIIAGICGASYTTANAYIADITPPEGRAKAFGLIGAAFGIGFILGPAIGGLLGQFGHKVPFLAAAACSLLNFAFGYFVLPESLQPDMRRRFRWSRASPFGAVAALRRQPALTRWAIVLLLFFLAQAVYVSVWAYSAIARYGWSEAQIGISLALVGITSALVQGLLVAPIIRRIGERNAALIGVVAACLSAIGYMLASEGWMVYALIILGAIQGLAMPAINALMSHEVPAEAQGELQGAVASVQSLASILGPLLMTQIFAAFTAPGAPVLFPGAPFAAAAVLFGASTLLLLRTSPRPGAVA from the coding sequence ATGTCTCATTCATCCGAAACGCCCGCCCCCTCCCATCGCCTTGCCCTCTCCGTGGTCCTCGCCTCCGTCCTGCTCGACATGGTCGGCATCGGCATTGTGGTCCCGGTCCTGCCGGAGATGATTCGCGCGATCTCCGGGAGTGATATCTCGCAAGCGTCGGTGGTGGGCGGTTGGCTGTTCGTGGCCTATTCGGCCATGCAGTTTCTCTGCGGGCCAGCCATCGGCAATCTGTCGGATGCGTTCGGGCGACGGCCGGTGCTGCTGGCCTCGATCCTCGGTCTCGGGCTCGACTATATCGTCACGGCTTTTGCGCCATCGGTCGGGTGGCTGTTCGTCGGTCGTATCATCGCCGGGATCTGCGGCGCGTCCTACACGACCGCGAATGCCTATATCGCCGATATTACCCCGCCCGAGGGACGCGCCAAAGCATTCGGGCTGATCGGCGCCGCCTTCGGGATCGGCTTTATCCTTGGCCCGGCCATCGGCGGCCTTCTCGGCCAGTTCGGCCACAAGGTGCCGTTTCTGGCTGCGGCCGCCTGCTCCCTGCTGAATTTCGCCTTCGGCTATTTCGTCCTGCCGGAATCGCTGCAGCCCGACATGCGACGGCGCTTCCGATGGTCCCGCGCCAGTCCGTTCGGGGCCGTCGCGGCCCTGCGTCGCCAGCCCGCCCTGACCCGTTGGGCGATCGTGCTGCTGCTCTTTTTCCTCGCGCAGGCCGTATATGTATCGGTCTGGGCTTATTCGGCGATCGCCCGATACGGCTGGAGCGAAGCGCAGATCGGCATCTCTCTGGCCCTGGTCGGCATCACGTCCGCCCTGGTGCAGGGGCTGTTGGTGGCTCCCATCATTCGCCGCATCGGGGAGCGGAATGCGGCGCTGATCGGCGTCGTGGCGGCCTGCCTATCGGCGATCGGTTACATGCTCGCGAGCGAGGGCTGGATGGTCTATGCGCTGATCATCCTCGGGGCCATTCAGGGGCTCGCGATGCCGGCCATCAACGCGTTGATGTCGCATGAGGTACCGGCCGAGGCGCAAGGGGAGCTGCAGGGCGCTGTCGCCAGCGTGCAAAGCCTTGCCTCGATTCTCGGGCCACTGCTGATGACGCAGATCTTCGCGGCTTTTACGGCGCCCGGCGCGCCGGTTCTGTTCCCCGGCGCACCCTTCGCGGCGGCGGCGGTTCTGTTCGGCGCCTCGACCCTGCTGTTGTTACGAACCTCCCCACGACCCGGCGCGGTGGCGTGA
- a CDS encoding Fur family transcriptional regulator: MSRNQEFEMHPDTPPKLPKNYRLVYDVVLAQPPGQHAAAGDIYAEARRRQAGLGHSTVYRALERLRDLGLVHEVKVPGTASALYEPSRHGHAHFLCTACGRVEDVDYDIPTADIVALNKANHITISDVALTFNGLCQACAKP; this comes from the coding sequence ATGAGTCGAAACCAAGAGTTTGAGATGCATCCGGATACGCCGCCCAAGCTCCCGAAGAACTATCGGCTCGTCTATGACGTGGTTCTGGCGCAGCCTCCGGGCCAACATGCTGCGGCCGGGGACATCTATGCCGAAGCGCGGCGGCGGCAGGCTGGACTCGGCCATTCCACGGTCTATCGCGCGCTGGAACGGTTGCGCGACTTGGGCCTTGTGCATGAAGTGAAGGTGCCCGGCACCGCCTCGGCTCTCTACGAACCCTCGCGACACGGTCACGCGCATTTTCTCTGCACCGCATGTGGCCGCGTCGAGGATGTCGATTATGACATTCCGACGGCCGATATCGTCGCTTTAAACAAAGCCAATCACATCACGATCTCGGATGTGGCGCTGACGTTCAACGGCTTGTGCCAAGCCTGCGCGAAGCCGTAA